A section of the Streptomyces sp. Je 1-369 genome encodes:
- a CDS encoding ABC transporter ATP-binding protein, translating to MLIRLLRTYLRPYQKPIVLLVLLQFLQTCAALYLPSLNADIIDNGVVVGDTGYILGFGGIMIAVTVVQMVCNIGAVFYGARTAAALGRDVRAAVFDRVQSFSARELGQFGAPSLITRTTNDVQQVQMLVLMSFTLMVTAPIMCVGGIVMALGQDVPLSTVLVAVVPVLGISVSLIVRRLRPLFRTMQVRLDTVNRVLREQITGNRVIRAFVRDDFEKERFRKANADLTEVSLGTGKLLALMFPIVMTVVNISSIAVVWFGAHRIDSGGMQIGALTAFLAYLMQIVMSVMMATFMFMMVPRAEVCAERIEEVLDTESSVVPPAAPVHELRSHGHLEIRDVGFRYPGAEEPVLKSVHVVARPGETTAVIGSTGSGKSTLLSLVPRLIDATEGEVLVGGVDVATIEPALLAKTVGLVPQKPYLFAGTVASNLRYGNPDATDDELWHALEVAQAKEFVEGLEEGLDAPVSQGGTNVSGGQRQRLSIARTLVQRPEIYLFDDSFSALDYATDAALRSALGRETAEATVVIVAQRVSTIRDADRIVVLDEGRVVGTGRHNELMESNETYREIVLSQLTEAEAA from the coding sequence GTGCTCATACGACTCCTGCGGACATACCTGCGTCCGTACCAGAAACCCATCGTCCTGCTGGTGCTGCTGCAGTTCCTGCAGACCTGCGCCGCGCTCTACCTGCCCAGCCTGAACGCCGACATCATCGACAACGGTGTCGTCGTGGGCGACACCGGCTACATCCTCGGCTTCGGCGGCATCATGATCGCCGTCACCGTCGTGCAGATGGTCTGCAACATCGGCGCCGTCTTCTACGGCGCACGCACCGCCGCCGCCCTCGGCCGCGACGTGCGGGCCGCCGTCTTCGACCGGGTGCAGTCGTTCTCGGCGCGCGAACTGGGGCAGTTCGGTGCCCCGTCGCTGATCACGCGGACGACCAACGACGTCCAGCAGGTGCAGATGCTGGTCCTCATGTCGTTCACGCTGATGGTGACCGCGCCCATCATGTGCGTCGGCGGCATCGTCATGGCGCTCGGCCAGGACGTGCCGCTCTCCACCGTCCTGGTCGCCGTCGTGCCCGTACTCGGCATCAGCGTCAGCCTCATCGTGCGGCGGCTGCGGCCCCTGTTCCGCACCATGCAGGTGCGGCTCGACACCGTGAACCGCGTGCTGCGCGAGCAGATCACCGGCAACCGCGTCATCCGCGCCTTCGTCCGTGACGACTTCGAGAAGGAGCGGTTCCGGAAGGCCAACGCCGACCTGACCGAGGTCTCCCTCGGCACCGGCAAGCTGCTCGCGCTGATGTTCCCGATCGTCATGACCGTCGTGAACATCTCGTCCATCGCGGTGGTCTGGTTCGGCGCGCACCGCATCGACAGCGGCGGCATGCAGATCGGCGCGCTCACCGCGTTCCTCGCCTATCTGATGCAGATCGTGATGTCCGTGATGATGGCCACCTTCATGTTCATGATGGTGCCGCGCGCGGAGGTCTGCGCCGAGCGCATCGAGGAGGTCCTGGACACCGAGAGCAGCGTGGTGCCCCCGGCCGCCCCGGTGCACGAACTGCGCAGCCACGGTCATCTGGAGATACGGGACGTCGGCTTCCGCTACCCCGGCGCCGAGGAGCCCGTCCTCAAATCCGTCCACGTGGTCGCGCGGCCCGGCGAGACGACCGCCGTGATCGGGTCGACCGGCAGCGGCAAGTCGACGCTGCTGAGCCTCGTACCGCGACTGATCGACGCGACGGAGGGCGAGGTCCTGGTCGGCGGCGTGGACGTGGCCACCATCGAGCCCGCGCTGCTCGCGAAGACGGTCGGCCTCGTGCCGCAGAAGCCGTATCTGTTCGCCGGGACCGTCGCGTCCAACCTGCGCTACGGAAACCCGGACGCCACCGACGACGAGCTCTGGCACGCGCTGGAGGTCGCGCAGGCCAAGGAGTTCGTCGAGGGGCTGGAGGAAGGGCTCGACGCACCCGTCTCGCAGGGCGGAACCAACGTCTCCGGTGGTCAGCGGCAGCGTCTGTCCATCGCGCGCACGCTCGTGCAGCGCCCGGAGATCTACCTCTTCGACGACTCGTTCTCCGCGCTCGACTACGCCACCGACGCCGCGCTGCGCTCCGCGCTCGGCCGGGAGACCGCGGAGGCGACCGTCGTCATCGTCGCCCAGCGCGTGTCGACGATCCGGGACGCCGACCGCATCGTGGTCCTCGACGAGGGCCGCGTCGTGGGCACTGGACGCCACAACGAGCTGATGGAGAGCAACGAGACCTACCGGGAGATCGTGCTCTCCCAGCTGACGGAAGCGGAGGCCGCGTAA
- a CDS encoding ABC transporter ATP-binding protein, which produces MPGPDSRSMDFKGSGKRLLGHFRPERATMYAMLVAGVLSVALSVVGPKILGRATDLLFAGIVGRDMPEGVTKEQALDRLRDKGDGGMADMLSGVDFTPGKGIDFGAVGEVLLLALGTFLVAGLLMAVATRLSNRAINRTVFRMRGDVQAKLSRLPLSYFDKRQRGEVLSRATNDLDNLNQTLQQTMGQLINSLLTIIGVLVMMFWVSPLLALVALVTVPLSFFVATKVGKRSQPQFVQQWKTTGALNAHVEEMYTGHTLVKVFGRQEQSAKAFAEQNEQLYEASFKAQFNSGVMQPLMFFISNLNYVLVAVVGGLRVASGSLSIGDVQAFIQYSRQFSMPLTQVASMANLVQSGVASAERIFEVLDAEEQEADPVPGERPEKPRGRVEMAHVSFRYDKDKPLIEDLSLAVEPGHTVAIVGPTGAGKTTLVNLLMRFYEVTGGRIALDGVDIAAMSRDELRSGIGMVLQDTWLFGGTIAENIAYGAPKDVTREEIEEAARAAHADRFVRTLPDGYDTVIDDDGTGVSAGEKQLITIARAFLSNPVILVLDEATSSVDTRTEVLIQKAMARLAHGRTSFVIAHRLSTIRDADTILVMENGSIVEQGSHDDLLTADGAYARLYAAQFAQAVAEVD; this is translated from the coding sequence ATGCCGGGTCCCGACTCCCGTTCGATGGACTTCAAGGGCTCGGGCAAGCGGCTGCTCGGGCACTTCCGGCCCGAGCGCGCCACGATGTACGCGATGCTCGTCGCCGGGGTCCTGAGCGTCGCCCTGTCCGTGGTCGGCCCCAAGATCCTCGGGCGCGCGACCGATCTGCTCTTCGCGGGCATCGTCGGCCGTGACATGCCCGAAGGCGTGACGAAGGAACAGGCCCTCGACCGGTTGCGCGACAAGGGCGACGGCGGCATGGCCGACATGCTCTCCGGCGTCGACTTCACGCCCGGCAAGGGCATCGACTTCGGCGCGGTCGGCGAGGTCCTGCTGCTCGCGCTCGGCACGTTCCTGGTGGCGGGCCTGCTGATGGCGGTGGCGACGCGTCTTTCGAACCGCGCCATCAACCGGACCGTCTTCCGGATGCGTGGCGACGTACAGGCGAAGCTTTCGCGGCTCCCGCTGTCGTACTTCGACAAGCGGCAGCGCGGCGAGGTGCTGAGCCGCGCCACGAACGATCTGGACAACCTCAACCAGACACTGCAGCAGACGATGGGCCAGCTCATCAACTCGCTGCTGACCATCATCGGCGTCCTGGTGATGATGTTCTGGGTGTCGCCGCTGCTCGCGCTGGTGGCTCTCGTGACGGTGCCGCTGTCGTTCTTCGTGGCGACGAAGGTCGGCAAGCGGTCGCAGCCGCAGTTCGTGCAGCAGTGGAAGACGACGGGCGCGCTCAACGCCCACGTGGAGGAGATGTACACCGGGCACACCCTGGTGAAGGTCTTCGGGCGCCAGGAGCAGTCGGCGAAGGCGTTCGCCGAGCAGAACGAGCAGCTGTACGAGGCGTCGTTCAAGGCGCAGTTCAACAGCGGTGTCATGCAGCCGTTGATGTTCTTCATCTCCAACCTGAACTACGTCCTGGTGGCCGTGGTGGGCGGGCTGCGGGTCGCCTCGGGGTCGCTGTCCATCGGTGACGTGCAGGCCTTCATCCAGTACTCGCGGCAGTTCTCGATGCCCCTGACACAGGTCGCCTCGATGGCGAATCTGGTGCAGTCGGGTGTCGCGTCCGCCGAGCGGATCTTCGAGGTCCTCGACGCGGAGGAGCAGGAGGCCGACCCGGTGCCCGGCGAGCGGCCCGAGAAGCCGCGCGGGCGCGTGGAGATGGCGCACGTCTCGTTCCGCTACGACAAGGACAAGCCGCTCATCGAGGACCTGTCGCTGGCCGTCGAGCCGGGCCACACCGTCGCCATCGTCGGGCCCACCGGCGCGGGCAAGACGACGCTGGTCAACCTGCTGATGCGGTTCTACGAGGTGACGGGCGGGCGGATCGCCCTGGACGGGGTCGACATCGCGGCGATGTCGCGCGACGAGCTGCGGTCCGGGATCGGCATGGTGCTCCAGGACACCTGGCTGTTCGGCGGCACCATCGCGGAGAACATCGCGTACGGCGCGCCGAAGGACGTCACGCGCGAGGAGATCGAGGAAGCGGCGCGCGCCGCCCACGCCGACCGCTTCGTACGTACGCTCCCCGACGGGTACGACACCGTCATCGACGACGACGGCACGGGTGTCAGCGCGGGCGAGAAGCAGCTCATCACCATCGCGCGGGCGTTCCTGTCCAACCCGGTGATCCTGGTCCTCGACGAGGCGACGAGCTCCGTCGACACCCGTACGGAGGTGCTCATCCAGAAGGCGATGGCGCGTCTCGCGCACGGGCGGACGTCGTTCGTCATCGCGCACCGGCTCTCCACGATCCGGGACGCGGACACGATTCTGGTGATGGAGAACGGGTCGATCGTCGAGCAGGGTTCGCACGACGACCTGCTGACGGCGGACGGGGCCTACGCGCGGTTGTACGCGGCCCAGTTCGCACAGGCCGTGGCCGAGGTGGACTAG
- a CDS encoding YtxH domain-containing protein: MRYRLTFVAGLALGYVLGTRAGRERYEQLRKSAREISQNPAVRNTVESATQQGREVAGKAFQTVSERVGDKMPDSVAERVRSLREKGQGGAQDDWGTSNT, translated from the coding sequence ATGCGGTACCGGCTCACATTCGTGGCGGGACTGGCCCTCGGGTACGTGCTCGGAACCCGGGCCGGACGCGAGCGCTATGAGCAGTTGAGGAAGTCCGCCCGCGAGATCTCGCAGAACCCGGCCGTGCGCAACACCGTCGAGTCCGCGACGCAGCAGGGACGCGAGGTGGCGGGCAAGGCCTTCCAGACCGTCTCCGAGCGGGTCGGGGACAAGATGCCCGACTCGGTCGCCGAGCGCGTCCGGTCCCTGCGTGAGAAGGGGCAGGGAGGCGCCCAGGACGACTGGGGCACCAGCAACACCTAG
- a CDS encoding xylulokinase, with protein sequence MGIVAGLDSSPDFTRIVVCDTDTGAVLKQGYAPHPLENTEGGGRPSDVDPQAWLLSLGEAAGGGLLEGVQAIGVSAQQNALVPLDQHGNTVRPALVGNDRRAQVAAVDLIDGLGGREAWAQSVGCVPQAPMPVTKLRWLAKNEPEAARRTAALLQAPDWLVWQLLGRPARRTTDRGGASGTGYWSAASGTYRPDLVEMALGHQAILPEVIGPAEAAGTTPEGLLISAGTGETMAAAFGLGVQRGDAVVSLGASGSVMAVHHEALVDAAGNITSLADATGMHLPVVHTSNAVRVLRGSAEMLGVADLEELSALAMKSTPGAHGLVLLPYLEGEKTPNLPHAAGTLTGLRRESMKPEHLARAAFEGMLCGLGDALDVLRGRGVEVRRVFLLGAAAELPAVQAAAPMLFGTQVVVPQPADYAAIGAARQAAWALTGQLPYWQGAAAQVFEPGEELAVGQAVRQQYATVREQSHPGAFAV encoded by the coding sequence ATGGGGATAGTCGCAGGGTTGGACAGTTCGCCCGATTTCACGCGCATCGTGGTCTGTGACACGGACACGGGTGCCGTACTGAAGCAGGGGTACGCCCCGCATCCGCTGGAGAACACCGAGGGCGGCGGGCGGCCCTCCGACGTGGATCCACAGGCCTGGCTGCTCTCCCTCGGCGAAGCCGCCGGGGGCGGGCTGCTCGAAGGCGTGCAGGCCATCGGCGTGTCCGCCCAGCAGAACGCGCTCGTACCGCTCGACCAGCACGGCAACACCGTGCGGCCCGCGCTCGTCGGCAACGACCGGCGGGCGCAGGTGGCCGCCGTCGACCTCATCGACGGACTCGGCGGCCGCGAGGCCTGGGCGCAGTCCGTCGGATGCGTGCCGCAGGCCCCGATGCCCGTCACCAAGCTGCGCTGGCTGGCGAAGAACGAGCCCGAGGCGGCGCGGCGCACCGCCGCTCTGCTGCAGGCGCCGGACTGGCTCGTGTGGCAGCTCCTCGGCCGGCCCGCCCGGCGTACGACCGACCGCGGCGGGGCCTCGGGCACCGGGTACTGGTCGGCGGCGAGCGGAACGTACCGCCCGGATCTCGTCGAGATGGCCCTCGGGCACCAGGCGATACTGCCCGAGGTGATCGGTCCCGCCGAAGCCGCGGGGACGACGCCCGAGGGGCTCCTGATATCGGCCGGTACGGGCGAGACGATGGCCGCCGCCTTCGGGCTCGGCGTCCAGCGGGGCGACGCCGTGGTGTCGCTCGGCGCGTCGGGCTCCGTGATGGCCGTGCACCACGAGGCGCTCGTCGACGCGGCCGGCAACATCACCTCCCTCGCGGACGCCACCGGCATGCACCTGCCGGTCGTCCACACCTCGAACGCCGTCCGCGTACTGCGCGGCTCCGCCGAGATGCTCGGGGTCGCCGACCTGGAAGAGCTCTCCGCGCTCGCCATGAAGTCGACGCCCGGCGCCCACGGCCTGGTCCTCCTCCCTTATCTGGAGGGTGAGAAGACGCCGAACCTGCCGCACGCCGCGGGGACTCTGACCGGGCTGCGGCGCGAGTCCATGAAGCCCGAGCACCTGGCGCGCGCCGCCTTCGAGGGCATGCTGTGCGGGCTCGGCGACGCGCTCGACGTCCTGCGGGGGCGCGGAGTGGAGGTCCGGCGCGTGTTCCTGCTGGGCGCCGCCGCCGAGCTGCCCGCCGTACAGGCCGCGGCTCCCATGCTGTTCGGTACGCAGGTCGTGGTGCCGCAGCCCGCGGACTACGCGGCGATCGGTGCGGCGCGGCAGGCCGCGTGGGCGCTGACCGGGCAACTGCCGTACTGGCAGGGGGCCGCCGCGCAGGTCTTCGAGCCGGGCGAGGAGCTCGCGGTGGGACAGGCGGTGCGGCAGCAGTACGCGACGGTGCGGGAGCAGTCCCACCCCGGGGCCTTCGCCGTATAG